In Aeromicrobium marinum DSM 15272, one genomic interval encodes:
- a CDS encoding cold-shock protein — MPTGKVKWFDAGKGFGFLSSDEGPDVYLHADALPEGMDTIKPGTRVEFGIAQGRRGDQALQVRLAEPATSVSRSQAQARRKDPETMVVIVEDLIRVLDDLGEAYRHGRHPDAKKAKPVALLLRALATELDA; from the coding sequence AAGGGATTCGGGTTCCTCTCCTCCGACGAGGGTCCTGACGTCTACCTGCACGCCGACGCCCTGCCGGAGGGCATGGACACCATCAAGCCCGGCACCCGGGTGGAGTTCGGCATCGCCCAGGGGCGGCGTGGCGACCAGGCCCTCCAGGTCCGTCTGGCGGAGCCGGCGACCTCGGTCAGCCGTTCACAGGCGCAGGCCCGTCGCAAGGACCCCGAGACCATGGTGGTCATCGTGGAGGACCTGATCCGCGTGCTCGACGACCTGGGCGAGGCCTACCGGCACGGGCGCCACCCCGACGCGAAGAAGGCCAAGCCGGTCGCCTTGCTGCTGCGGGCGCTCGCCACCGAGCTCGACGCCTGA
- a CDS encoding MFS transporter → MGAHDDHDPDGYGREPTLPEPLPPWSDASDGPGADPRPDGPPPPGGVQRSARVAAQATRGAGRVIARGSGSAFRGARRFTHSGGAGETGLARLLELHAFNTAGDAAVAVALAGTVFFTVPSDEASGQVALFLVLTMLPFAFVAPLIGPFLDRFRRGRRWAIGTTLAMRAFCCLVLAGAVVDESPTFYIAALGCLVSSKAYGVTRASAVPRLLPAELTLVKANSRISLTGTAAGAISAPLAIGAVALGSQWALRYAFVLFVIGTVLAILLPPRVDSSEGEEKIDLTAANGVTGVLAPRGVVNALRCNAGLRVITGFLTIFMAFVLRDPPAVMDWSGNATILLGLVIGAAGVGNTIGVLLGSAAKERAPELIVVAVLILDVAVLAIVSIFLSWGTAMVLGLTAGLTQSLGKLSLDALIQRDVPERVRTSMFARSETLIQLAWVTGGLTGIGLFTIDAGVDTGLRVVAGVVLVWVVFVISRVRRDRLPAAPTA, encoded by the coding sequence ATGGGTGCCCACGACGACCACGACCCCGACGGGTACGGCCGCGAACCCACCCTGCCCGAGCCGCTGCCCCCGTGGTCCGACGCGTCCGACGGGCCCGGGGCCGACCCCCGTCCCGACGGCCCGCCGCCGCCCGGGGGCGTCCAGCGGTCCGCCCGCGTGGCGGCCCAGGCGACCCGCGGCGCCGGTCGCGTCATCGCCCGCGGCAGCGGTTCGGCCTTCCGTGGAGCCCGCCGCTTCACGCACTCCGGAGGCGCCGGCGAGACCGGGCTGGCCCGCCTGCTGGAGCTGCACGCGTTCAACACCGCCGGTGACGCCGCCGTGGCCGTGGCGCTGGCCGGCACGGTGTTCTTCACCGTCCCGTCCGACGAGGCCAGTGGCCAGGTCGCGCTCTTCCTGGTGCTGACGATGCTGCCGTTCGCCTTCGTGGCACCCCTCATCGGCCCGTTCCTCGACCGCTTCCGGCGGGGTCGCCGGTGGGCGATCGGCACCACCTTGGCCATGCGGGCGTTCTGCTGCCTGGTGCTCGCCGGTGCCGTCGTCGACGAGTCGCCCACCTTCTACATCGCGGCCCTCGGCTGCCTGGTGTCCTCCAAGGCGTACGGCGTCACGCGGGCGTCGGCCGTGCCGCGGCTGCTGCCGGCCGAGCTGACCCTGGTGAAGGCGAACTCACGGATCTCGCTCACCGGCACCGCGGCGGGGGCGATCTCGGCCCCGTTGGCCATCGGTGCCGTGGCCCTGGGCTCGCAGTGGGCCCTGCGCTACGCGTTCGTGCTGTTCGTCATCGGCACCGTGCTCGCGATCCTCCTGCCGCCTCGGGTCGACTCCAGCGAGGGCGAGGAGAAGATCGACCTCACCGCCGCCAACGGCGTGACCGGCGTGCTCGCCCCCCGCGGGGTGGTGAACGCCCTGCGCTGCAACGCCGGGCTGCGGGTCATCACGGGGTTCCTCACGATCTTCATGGCGTTCGTGCTGAGGGACCCACCCGCGGTGATGGACTGGAGCGGCAACGCCACGATCCTGCTCGGCCTGGTGATCGGGGCCGCGGGCGTGGGCAACACCATCGGCGTCCTGCTCGGCTCGGCGGCCAAGGAGCGCGCGCCCGAGCTGATCGTGGTCGCCGTGCTGATCCTGGACGTCGCCGTGCTGGCGATCGTCTCGATCTTCCTCAGCTGGGGCACGGCGATGGTGCTGGGCCTCACGGCCGGACTCACCCAGTCGCTCGGCAAGCTCAGCCTCGACGCGCTCATCCAGCGCGACGTGCCCGAGCGGGTGCGCACCTCGATGTTCGCCCGGTCCGAGACGCTCATCCAGCTGGCGTGGGTCACCGGCGGGCTCACCGGCATCGGGCTGTTCACGATCGATGCCGGGGTCGACACCGGCCTGCGGGTCGTGGCCGGCGTCGTGCTCGTCTGGGTGGTCTTCGTGATCAGCCGCGTGCGCCGGGACCGTCTCCCCGCCGCCCCGACGGCCTGA
- a CDS encoding DUF3027 domain-containing protein → MSVQELLTSATATARAALADVEDVVGDHLRAEVDADGLVSHYFASTQPGYQGWTWVVSLSAVAADAPVTVNDVVLLPGSDAIVAPAWTPYRDRIRPGDLGPGDVLPPDEDDLRLVPAWSAEDTDDDDRPVAREIASEREWVLSREGRDMAADRWHAGAQGPDTPIAQQASGSCRTCGFMVGLAGELGGRFGLCANGMANDDGRVVTLDHGCGAHSGVRLGRSVTPQPLPPPVFDTVTNDDVEVL, encoded by the coding sequence ATGTCCGTCCAGGAGTTGTTGACCTCAGCCACCGCGACCGCGCGCGCCGCGCTGGCCGACGTCGAGGACGTCGTCGGGGACCATCTGCGGGCCGAGGTCGACGCCGACGGCCTGGTGTCGCACTACTTCGCGTCGACGCAGCCGGGCTACCAGGGATGGACCTGGGTCGTGAGCCTCTCGGCCGTCGCGGCCGACGCCCCCGTCACGGTCAACGACGTCGTCCTGCTGCCGGGGTCCGACGCCATCGTGGCCCCGGCGTGGACGCCCTACCGTGACCGCATCCGCCCCGGGGACCTCGGGCCCGGCGACGTGCTGCCGCCCGACGAGGACGACCTGCGACTGGTGCCGGCCTGGTCGGCCGAGGACACCGACGACGACGACCGTCCGGTGGCCCGCGAGATCGCCTCCGAGCGGGAGTGGGTGCTGTCCCGGGAGGGCCGCGACATGGCCGCCGACCGGTGGCACGCCGGGGCCCAGGGTCCCGACACCCCCATCGCGCAGCAGGCCTCCGGCTCGTGCCGCACCTGCGGGTTCATGGTGGGGCTCGCCGGTGAGCTGGGCGGCCGCTTCGGGCTCTGCGCGAACGGCATGGCCAACGACGACGGCCGGGTGGTGACGCTCGACCACGGGTGCGGCGCGCACTCCGGAGTCCGGCTCGGCCGGTCGGTCACCCCGCAGCCGCTGCCGCCGCCGGTGTTCGACACCGTCACCAACGACGACGTCGAGGTGCTCTGA
- a CDS encoding MDR family MFS transporter produces MQLDDEVTDPPAETVAQPRPEYTHREVLEVLVGLLAAMFTGLISSTIVSNAVPTIIADLDGSQTQYTWVITASLLAMTVSTPVWGKLSDLFDKKLMIQTAIGIFVVGSVLAGLSRNLPELIAMRAVQGIGMGGIIATGQALIAAIIPPRQRGRYAGYLGATMAVATVSGPLIGGIIVDTPGLGWRWCFFVCVPLAVMSLVVLQRFLRLPDTRRSVDLDYAGALLIAVAASLPLVWVTFAGDAYPWVSWTSAAFLGGTALAAGLVVVVESRHAEPVLPLQVVRQRTTTLAIIGSIAVGISMFGGSVFLGQYFQVAGGHSPTVAGLLGTPLMVGSLVGTVVSGRLITRYGRWKRFLVTGSALLVVGFGLLATVDHTTPEWHTMVFMAVVGLGMGMMLQNFVLAVQNTVDVREVGSASASVAFFRSLGGAVGVAVLGAILAAQVRTDVTDGLGRLGLSRSGDSGSLLDVGSLPGPVAEVVRAAYGDATGNIFAVAAVVSVISLVAAVMIKEIPLRTTVAMQEPDGPAVPVAD; encoded by the coding sequence GTGCAACTTGATGACGAGGTGACCGACCCACCCGCGGAGACCGTGGCGCAGCCCCGCCCGGAGTACACCCACCGGGAGGTCCTCGAGGTCCTCGTGGGCCTGCTCGCGGCGATGTTCACCGGCCTGATCAGCTCGACCATCGTGTCCAACGCGGTGCCGACGATCATCGCCGACCTCGACGGCAGCCAGACCCAGTACACGTGGGTCATCACGGCGTCGCTGCTGGCGATGACCGTGTCGACCCCGGTGTGGGGCAAGCTCTCGGACCTGTTCGACAAGAAGCTGATGATCCAGACCGCGATCGGCATTTTCGTCGTCGGGTCCGTCCTGGCCGGACTCTCGCGCAACCTGCCCGAGCTGATCGCGATGCGCGCGGTGCAGGGGATCGGCATGGGCGGCATCATCGCGACCGGACAGGCCCTGATCGCCGCGATCATCCCGCCGCGTCAGCGTGGTCGGTACGCCGGCTACCTCGGCGCCACGATGGCGGTCGCGACCGTCAGTGGGCCGCTGATCGGCGGCATCATCGTCGACACCCCCGGGCTGGGCTGGCGCTGGTGCTTCTTCGTGTGCGTCCCCCTGGCGGTGATGAGTCTGGTGGTCCTGCAGCGCTTCCTCCGACTGCCCGACACTCGCCGCTCGGTCGACCTGGACTACGCAGGCGCGCTGCTGATCGCGGTCGCCGCCTCGCTGCCGCTGGTGTGGGTCACCTTCGCGGGTGACGCCTACCCGTGGGTCTCGTGGACCTCGGCCGCGTTCCTGGGCGGCACGGCCCTGGCCGCCGGCCTCGTGGTCGTCGTGGAGTCGCGCCACGCCGAGCCGGTCCTGCCCCTGCAGGTGGTGCGGCAGCGCACCACGACGCTGGCCATCATCGGCAGCATCGCCGTCGGGATCTCGATGTTCGGGGGGTCGGTGTTCCTCGGCCAGTACTTCCAGGTGGCGGGCGGCCACTCGCCGACGGTCGCCGGCCTGCTCGGGACCCCGTTGATGGTCGGGTCCCTGGTGGGCACGGTCGTGTCCGGTCGTCTGATCACCCGGTACGGGCGGTGGAAGCGGTTCCTGGTGACCGGTTCGGCCCTGCTGGTCGTCGGGTTCGGCCTGCTCGCCACGGTCGACCACACCACGCCGGAGTGGCACACCATGGTCTTCATGGCCGTCGTCGGCCTCGGCATGGGCATGATGCTGCAGAACTTCGTGCTCGCGGTCCAGAACACCGTCGACGTGCGGGAGGTCGGGTCGGCCAGCGCGTCGGTGGCCTTCTTCCGGTCGCTCGGGGGTGCTGTCGGTGTCGCGGTGCTGGGAGCGATCCTCGCCGCCCAGGTCCGGACCGACGTCACCGACGGCCTCGGCCGGCTGGGTCTGAGCCGGTCGGGCGACTCCGGGTCGCTGCTGGACGTGGGCTCCCTGCCCGGTCCGGTGGCCGAGGTGGTGCGCGCCGCCTACGGTGACGCGACGGGGAACATCTTCGCCGTCGCGGCGGTGGTCTCGGTGATCAGCCTGGTCGCTGCCGTGATGATCAAGGAGATCCCGCTGCGCACCACGGTCGCGATGCAGGAGCCGGACGGGCCGGCGGTTCCCGTCGCCGACTGA
- a CDS encoding DUF2530 domain-containing protein, with amino-acid sequence MTDGDDWTIREGDGPATVERKLGHRERERLERAARRHDFGRPEVTELEIGNTTHRVAEVEPMDVDGVRTMVVGTIVWGVAALALVPFVGTLEESDRMWWLWAAVAGFGLGCIGIEYCRRRRNALRIQPGRRRAAID; translated from the coding sequence GTGACCGACGGCGACGACTGGACCATCCGCGAGGGGGACGGACCGGCCACGGTCGAGCGCAAGCTCGGCCACCGCGAGCGTGAGCGGCTCGAACGCGCCGCCCGCCGGCACGACTTCGGTCGGCCCGAGGTGACCGAGCTCGAGATCGGCAACACGACCCACCGCGTGGCCGAGGTCGAGCCCATGGACGTCGACGGCGTCCGCACCATGGTCGTCGGCACCATCGTGTGGGGCGTCGCCGCCCTGGCCCTCGTGCCGTTCGTCGGCACCCTCGAGGAGTCCGACCGCATGTGGTGGTTGTGGGCCGCGGTCGCCGGATTCGGTCTCGGGTGCATCGGCATCGAGTACTGCCGGCGGCGGCGCAACGCCCTGCGGATCCAGCCGGGCCGGCGCCGCGCCGCGATCGACTGA
- a CDS encoding NCS2 family permease, translating into MTTTLDRFFLITDRGSTIGREVRGGVVTFLTMAYIIVLNPIILAGVPDADGLYLGGGAEPGSGFATIAACTALVAGVLSILMGVVANFPLALAAGLGLNAFVAFSVASQMTWADAMGLVVIEGLIILLLVLTGFRKAVFDAVPPPLKTAIAVGIGLFIAFIGLVDAGFVRATGNAAPPVGLGIGGNLAGWPVLVFCLTLLLIISLHARAVPGAILIGIVSGTVLAGIIQVFTDTPASLGDAGSIGWNLNVPGWPDSVVDVPDLSLLGEFSLLGGFDRVGLVAAALLVFTLLLADFFDTMGTMTAIGAEAGLNDQEGSPPRAQRILVVDSLGAVAGGAAGVSSNTSYIESASGVGDGARTGLAAIVTGVLFLASTFFAPLVQSIPNEAAVPALVFVGFLMMSQISGIDWNDVEIALPAFLTIVLMPFTYSITAGIGAGFVTFVLLKVVRGRTAAVHPLMWVVAGLFVVYFSIDPLTRWLT; encoded by the coding sequence ATGACCACGACGCTCGACCGCTTCTTCCTCATCACCGACCGCGGTTCGACGATCGGCCGGGAGGTGCGTGGTGGCGTCGTGACCTTCCTGACGATGGCCTACATCATCGTGCTCAACCCGATCATCCTGGCCGGTGTCCCCGACGCGGACGGCCTCTACCTCGGCGGCGGCGCCGAGCCGGGGTCGGGATTCGCGACGATCGCGGCGTGCACGGCTCTGGTCGCCGGTGTGCTGTCGATCCTCATGGGGGTCGTCGCCAACTTCCCCCTGGCGCTCGCCGCCGGGCTCGGTCTCAACGCCTTCGTCGCGTTCTCCGTGGCGTCGCAGATGACGTGGGCCGACGCGATGGGCCTGGTGGTGATCGAGGGCCTGATCATCCTGCTGCTCGTGCTGACCGGGTTCCGCAAGGCGGTGTTCGACGCGGTCCCGCCGCCGCTGAAGACGGCGATCGCGGTGGGCATCGGCCTGTTCATCGCCTTCATCGGCCTCGTCGACGCGGGGTTCGTGCGCGCCACGGGCAACGCGGCCCCTCCGGTGGGGCTGGGCATCGGTGGCAACCTCGCGGGCTGGCCCGTGCTGGTGTTCTGCCTGACGCTGCTGCTGATCATCTCGCTGCACGCCCGTGCGGTCCCGGGGGCGATCCTCATCGGCATCGTCTCGGGCACCGTGCTGGCGGGGATCATCCAGGTGTTCACCGACACGCCGGCGAGCCTCGGCGACGCCGGGTCGATCGGCTGGAACCTCAACGTGCCGGGCTGGCCCGACTCGGTCGTCGACGTGCCGGACCTGTCGCTGCTGGGTGAGTTCTCGCTGCTGGGCGGGTTCGACCGGGTGGGCCTGGTGGCCGCCGCGCTGCTGGTGTTCACGCTCCTGCTCGCCGACTTCTTCGACACCATGGGCACGATGACGGCGATCGGTGCCGAGGCCGGGCTCAACGACCAGGAGGGGTCGCCGCCCCGGGCCCAGCGGATCCTCGTCGTCGACTCGCTGGGGGCCGTCGCGGGAGGCGCCGCGGGCGTCAGCAGCAACACCTCGTACATCGAGTCCGCCTCGGGGGTCGGCGACGGTGCCCGCACGGGTCTGGCCGCGATCGTCACCGGCGTGCTGTTCCTGGCGTCCACGTTCTTCGCGCCGCTCGTGCAGAGCATCCCCAACGAGGCGGCCGTGCCGGCCCTGGTGTTCGTCGGGTTCCTGATGATGAGCCAGATCAGCGGCATCGACTGGAACGACGTCGAGATCGCGCTGCCGGCGTTCCTCACGATCGTGCTGATGCCGTTCACCTACTCGATCACCGCGGGCATCGGGGCCGGGTTCGTCACCTTCGTCCTGCTCAAGGTGGTGCGGGGCCGCACCGCGGCGGTGCACCCGCTGATGTGGGTCGTCGCGGGCCTGTTCGTCGTGTACTTCTCGATCGACCCGCTGACGCGCTGGTTGACCTGA
- a CDS encoding gamma carbonic anhydrase family protein — translation MEITFDGHTPRLADGAWAAPNATLVGDVRLGERASVFYGAVLRADNEPITVGPRSNVQDNCVFHVDVGQPVVLGEGVSIGHGAVVHGATIGDHVLVGMNATVLNGAVIGDEVLVAAGALVPQGMQVPPRTLVAGVPGKVRRELTDDEIAHLHRNARIYEEHRDAHRDATSAP, via the coding sequence ATGGAGATCACCTTCGACGGACACACGCCCCGGCTCGCCGACGGCGCCTGGGCGGCACCCAACGCGACCCTGGTCGGCGACGTGCGCCTCGGGGAGCGCGCGAGCGTCTTCTACGGAGCGGTGCTGCGCGCCGACAACGAGCCGATCACGGTGGGTCCGCGGTCGAACGTGCAGGACAACTGCGTCTTCCACGTCGACGTCGGTCAGCCGGTGGTGCTGGGCGAGGGCGTCTCGATCGGCCACGGTGCGGTCGTCCACGGCGCGACGATCGGCGACCACGTGCTGGTCGGCATGAACGCCACGGTGCTCAACGGGGCGGTCATCGGCGACGAGGTGCTCGTGGCGGCCGGGGCGCTCGTGCCGCAGGGCATGCAGGTGCCGCCGCGCACGCTGGTCGCCGGGGTGCCCGGCAAGGTGCGGCGCGAGCTGACCGACGACGAGATCGCCCACCTGCACCGCAACGCACGGATCTACGAGGAGCACCGCGACGCCCACCGCGACGCCACCTCCGCCCCCTGA
- a CDS encoding oxygenase MpaB family protein, producing MGVREVLGQVIFERVAGDEGPAHRERIHGSPGPRRFGPGDAIVTVHADASMFIGGIRALLLQSLHPLAMAAVDEHSGYRGDPWGRLHRTSTFLAETTFATTEDADRAIRIVRAVHGRIHGTAPDGRPYRASDPHLLKWVHVAEVDSFLRAHDRYGSTKLSPAKRDEYVAQTAVVGRALGADRVPTTVAELEQALADFRPELAGTEAARRTARFILVNPPVPLALRAPYGVLAASAIAMMPRWTRWPLRLPYLPVAEGTVVRASGEVATRAIRWAMTPPERSTT from the coding sequence ATGGGAGTGCGCGAGGTCCTCGGCCAGGTGATCTTCGAGCGCGTCGCCGGCGACGAGGGGCCCGCGCACCGCGAACGGATCCACGGCAGTCCCGGACCCCGACGGTTCGGGCCGGGCGACGCGATCGTGACCGTCCACGCCGACGCGTCGATGTTCATCGGCGGCATCCGCGCCCTGCTGCTGCAGTCGCTCCACCCGTTGGCGATGGCCGCCGTCGACGAGCACTCGGGCTATCGCGGCGACCCGTGGGGCCGCCTGCACCGCACCAGCACCTTCCTGGCCGAGACGACGTTCGCGACCACCGAGGACGCCGACCGGGCCATCCGGATCGTCCGTGCCGTGCACGGCCGGATCCATGGCACCGCCCCCGACGGCCGCCCCTACCGGGCGTCGGACCCCCACCTGCTGAAGTGGGTCCACGTGGCCGAGGTCGACAGCTTCCTGCGGGCCCACGACCGCTACGGCTCCACGAAGCTCTCGCCTGCGAAGCGGGACGAGTACGTGGCGCAGACCGCGGTCGTCGGCCGTGCCCTCGGGGCCGACCGGGTGCCCACCACGGTCGCCGAGCTGGAGCAGGCGCTCGCGGACTTCCGCCCCGAGCTGGCGGGCACCGAGGCAGCCCGGCGCACCGCTCGGTTCATCCTGGTCAACCCGCCGGTGCCGCTGGCGCTCCGGGCGCCGTACGGGGTTCTCGCGGCGTCGGCGATCGCGATGATGCCTCGGTGGACCCGGTGGCCGCTGCGGCTGCCGTACCTGCCGGTCGCGGAGGGCACGGTGGTCCGTGCGTCGGGCGAGGTGGCCACCCGGGCCATCCGGTGGGCGATGACCCCGCCCGAGCGCAGCACCACCTGA
- the serC gene encoding phosphoserine transaminase has translation MKIPADLLPRDGRFGSGPSKVRPEALAALAASGSSLMGTSHRQPPVKQLVGRLREGLAQLFTLPDGYEVVLGLGGSHAFWDAATFGLVSERSQHLVHGEFTAKFAAATTAAPFLADPDVVESAFSTRPSPRAVAGVDVYAWAHNETSTGVMAPVERVADADDGALVLVDATSGAGGLPVDVSQTDAYYFAPQKSFASDGGLWVALMSPAAIERAERIKAEGRYVPAFLDLPTAIDNSRKDQTYNTPAVATLFLMEHQVRWLNGLGGLDAAVGRTTESSGRLYAWAERTSYVTPFVPDPADRSLVVGTLDLDGVDAAAVAGVLRENGIVDVDGYRGLKRNQLRIAMFPAIDPDDVTALTRCIDHVVDRL, from the coding sequence GTGAAGATCCCCGCCGACCTGCTCCCCCGCGACGGCCGCTTCGGCTCCGGCCCCTCCAAGGTGCGACCCGAGGCGCTCGCCGCGCTGGCCGCCTCCGGCTCCTCCCTGATGGGCACGTCCCACCGGCAGCCGCCGGTGAAGCAGCTCGTCGGACGGCTGCGCGAGGGCCTGGCGCAGCTGTTCACCCTGCCCGACGGGTACGAGGTCGTGCTGGGCCTCGGCGGGTCGCACGCGTTCTGGGACGCGGCGACGTTCGGTCTGGTCAGCGAGCGCAGCCAGCACCTGGTGCACGGGGAGTTCACGGCGAAGTTCGCGGCCGCCACCACGGCGGCCCCGTTCCTCGCCGACCCCGACGTGGTCGAGTCCGCCTTCTCCACCCGGCCCTCGCCGCGCGCCGTCGCCGGCGTCGACGTGTACGCCTGGGCGCACAACGAGACGTCCACGGGCGTGATGGCACCCGTCGAGCGGGTGGCCGACGCCGACGACGGCGCTCTGGTGCTGGTCGACGCGACCTCGGGGGCCGGAGGGCTTCCGGTCGACGTGTCGCAGACCGACGCCTACTACTTCGCCCCGCAGAAGTCGTTCGCCTCCGACGGTGGCCTGTGGGTGGCGCTCATGTCACCGGCAGCGATCGAACGGGCCGAACGGATCAAGGCCGAAGGACGGTACGTGCCGGCGTTCCTCGACCTGCCGACCGCGATCGACAACTCCCGCAAGGACCAGACGTACAACACGCCCGCCGTGGCCACGCTGTTCCTCATGGAGCACCAGGTGCGGTGGCTCAACGGGCTCGGCGGACTCGACGCGGCCGTCGGCCGCACCACGGAGTCGTCGGGTCGGTTGTACGCGTGGGCCGAGCGGACGTCGTACGTGACGCCGTTCGTGCCCGACCCCGCCGACCGCTCGCTCGTGGTCGGCACGCTCGATCTCGACGGCGTCGACGCGGCGGCCGTGGCGGGCGTGCTGCGCGAGAACGGGATCGTCGACGTCGACGGCTACCGCGGACTCAAGCGCAACCAGCTGCGCATCGCGATGTTCCCGGCGATCGATCCCGACGACGTCACCGCCCTCACCCGCTGCATCGACCACGTCGTCGACCGCCTCTGA
- a CDS encoding methylmalonyl-CoA mutase subunit beta, with the protein MAAESSSVAPDPTVPLADGLDATREQWEKATAAVLRKSRRLADDAPDGDVWTELTSTTLDGIAVSPLGTPAETADLPDPGLPGQAPFTRGTAAAREHQAWDIRAWFTDPDGDRTAEHVMTDLENGVNSLWLTVGPDGVDAADLPRILEPVFLDLAPVVLDAPHDPVAAAQVLVDVLADRGLTPAPSTNLGADPIGNAVRGRGVTDLSVATDVANLASGVGARAVVVDGTAVHDAGGSDVQELAYVTAAGAAYLRALVGSGVDVDTAASLLEFRLAATDEQFPTIAKFRAARRLWARVAELSGVSGAAAGQVQHAVTSRPMMSAYDPYVNMLRTTVAGFAAGVGGATSVTVLPFDEPLGLPEVFSRRIARNTSSLLISEAHVAKVTDPAGGSHVTEKLTDDVARAAWEAFGAIESAGGVVAAIADGTIAAGIERTVSERALQIATRERPITGVSEFPNLAEVKPERRPYPTAPAVHRYGVEFEQMRDAPASTPVFLATMGPIAAHTARATFAANLFAAGGIDTVAAGATSGTAEVLAAYDGAPVVCLTGNDAAYADWGAELVTALRDAGARFVVLAGTADVDADTTVAMGLDALAFLRRTREELTA; encoded by the coding sequence ATGGCAGCCGAATCGTCGTCCGTCGCCCCCGACCCGACGGTCCCCCTGGCCGATGGCTTGGACGCGACCCGTGAGCAGTGGGAGAAGGCCACGGCCGCCGTCCTGCGCAAGTCCCGTCGCCTCGCCGACGACGCCCCCGACGGCGACGTGTGGACCGAGCTCACCAGCACCACCCTCGACGGCATCGCCGTGAGCCCGCTCGGGACCCCGGCCGAGACGGCGGACCTGCCCGACCCCGGTCTCCCCGGCCAGGCGCCCTTCACCCGGGGCACCGCCGCCGCCCGCGAGCACCAGGCCTGGGACATCCGTGCGTGGTTCACCGACCCCGACGGTGACCGCACCGCCGAGCACGTCATGACCGACCTCGAGAACGGCGTGAACTCGCTGTGGCTCACCGTCGGTCCTGACGGCGTCGACGCAGCCGACCTCCCGCGCATCCTCGAGCCGGTCTTCCTCGACCTGGCGCCCGTCGTGCTGGACGCCCCCCACGACCCCGTGGCGGCGGCGCAGGTCCTCGTCGACGTCCTGGCCGACCGGGGCCTGACCCCGGCGCCCAGTACCAACCTGGGGGCCGACCCGATCGGCAACGCCGTGCGCGGGCGGGGTGTCACCGACCTCTCGGTCGCCACCGACGTCGCGAACCTGGCCTCGGGCGTCGGAGCCCGCGCCGTCGTGGTCGACGGCACCGCCGTGCACGACGCCGGGGGGTCCGACGTGCAGGAGCTCGCCTACGTCACGGCCGCCGGTGCCGCCTACCTGCGGGCGCTCGTCGGGTCGGGGGTCGACGTCGACACCGCGGCCTCGCTGCTGGAATTCCGGCTGGCGGCCACCGACGAACAGTTCCCGACCATCGCCAAGTTCCGCGCCGCGCGCCGCCTCTGGGCGCGGGTCGCCGAGCTGAGCGGGGTCAGCGGCGCGGCCGCCGGCCAGGTGCAGCACGCCGTCACCTCGCGGCCGATGATGTCGGCGTACGACCCCTACGTGAACATGCTCCGCACCACCGTGGCCGGTTTCGCGGCCGGGGTCGGTGGGGCGACCAGCGTCACCGTGCTGCCGTTCGACGAGCCGCTGGGCCTGCCGGAGGTGTTCAGCCGCCGGATCGCCCGCAACACCTCGAGCCTGCTCATCAGCGAGGCGCACGTCGCCAAGGTCACCGACCCGGCCGGCGGTTCCCACGTCACCGAGAAGCTCACCGACGACGTCGCCCGGGCCGCGTGGGAGGCGTTCGGGGCCATCGAGTCCGCCGGCGGCGTGGTGGCCGCCATCGCCGACGGCACCATCGCGGCCGGCATCGAGCGCACCGTCTCGGAGCGGGCGCTGCAGATCGCCACTCGCGAGCGCCCGATCACCGGGGTCAGCGAGTTCCCGAACCTGGCGGAGGTCAAGCCCGAGCGTCGGCCGTACCCGACCGCGCCCGCCGTGCACCGCTACGGGGTCGAGTTCGAGCAGATGCGCGACGCCCCGGCGTCCACTCCGGTCTTCCTGGCCACGATGGGGCCGATCGCCGCGCACACCGCCCGCGCCACCTTCGCGGCCAACCTGTTCGCCGCCGGCGGGATCGACACCGTCGCGGCCGGCGCCACCTCCGGCACCGCCGAGGTCCTCGCGGCCTACGACGGCGCCCCCGTGGTGTGCCTGACCGGCAACGACGCCGCCTACGCCGACTGGGGCGCCGAGCTCGTCACCGCACTGCGTGACGCCGGAGCCCGGTTCGTCGTCCTGGCCGGCACGGCTGACGTCGACGCCGACACCACCGTGGCCATGGGGCTCGATGCCCTGGCCTTCCTCCGCCGGACCCGAGAGGAGCTGACGGCATGA